One genomic segment of Bacteroidota bacterium includes these proteins:
- a CDS encoding PKD domain-containing protein, with the protein MTLNAGTSTINLTGNNLSFSPGIGFGGGGGLTYYDLNFPGPCKSGLIQSAMNFHNVSFATDGVISASCTFNNLTFSPGHEYTLTNGTTQTINGDLNISGSGGFPIRIQSSVAGSRATFSKSSGTVCADYIRISDNQATGGATFNAGTNSQDLGNNIGWNFPGMSTAPSSLNVSVNPLCNTGTQQTHLTQTGGTLGNLAYWQWYSNDLYTIPVGGQLATSDAGLDVSPLITTTYYIRAEWPECISPLPGPPSGITVTVNPLPSAPLSGGNVVICSNDAPGTISATSAGNEIDWYDMSAGGGLLQSNSSTYATSVANTYFAESRNSTTTCVSAIRTPVTLTINNSPVAFNVSGGACVPATMGLTGSEVGVNYQLYRNTNIPVGSIVSGTGNTISFGPQNVPGIYSVVATNAINGCISDMIGVSTVAICTSTWLGTTDTSWFTQTNWDPAAIPNNCASNVVIPVGTPYSPTITGSNVTIGNMDIASGAVLSLLGQNLNVCGNWKGGAGSNAAVVGSGTVVMNSSSGSQSISDNTQFNILQINNADGVHLNSGADVSINNGLHLQLGDLDVSAAALILKSNSSNHNSYIDDFTTGFAGTLTGAIRAERYIPTLGSNQHFMSSPVNSPLLSQLGASGPDGSYVTPYPTCDETKSNWGSAYGTTFVYNDGHMSSGGCMLGNWMIKSGGNMDNGRGYSTYQKGDTTRTLVGAANTGNINIGGLNNSGYPTVNTLQAQPIHSGWNLVGNPYPSALDLTIDRTADGFGDQVQVWHTTGPFSGVWLPVVIDGNSGTVVIAPFQAFMVRVIPGSLGNHTYHFYQSERVRSTNVQFHRVDAANALKLELNYANGGKDETRIAFSSEATINFDNKLDANKPGSASGVPTLYTHMNTNMWYGINTLPSLTEVTTVPMGLRTDMNGTMTITPQGIQSFDPTTYILLEDKKTDTWHNLRNGSYTFTASKTDNQDRFVLHFTPPANILTTDASCSGSGQIEITQPGNANWNYTITDVNSTTISSGQLNSGNPMTISANSGVYQLTLTDNSGYTVMKKIEVKGIQPIVASFAASVTLAEVNEEINFSATTTNVATYHWDFGDGNTATTKNATHFYRAEGSYSINLTVINSTGCKSNTTQTVNITSRGATGISTMLTIKPIHIWSSENMVYVDFTNQKGVQAEIALYNLLGEVISCEKFVNASVYKKQITDLQAAYIIVRVKNEESVTTKKVFIVNN; encoded by the coding sequence TTGACGTTGAATGCGGGTACCTCCACCATTAATCTGACGGGTAATAATCTAAGCTTTTCGCCGGGTATTGGATTTGGCGGCGGTGGTGGTTTAACCTATTATGACCTGAACTTTCCAGGGCCCTGTAAGTCGGGTTTAATACAGTCAGCTATGAACTTTCACAACGTGAGTTTTGCTACCGATGGTGTGATATCCGCTAGTTGCACTTTCAATAATCTGACTTTTTCACCCGGTCATGAGTATACGCTTACGAATGGAACTACACAAACGATTAACGGCGATCTCAACATCAGTGGATCAGGCGGTTTTCCTATCCGCATCCAATCCAGTGTGGCTGGAAGCCGTGCTACTTTTTCAAAATCAAGCGGCACCGTTTGTGCGGATTATATACGTATATCCGATAACCAGGCAACCGGCGGAGCTACCTTTAATGCCGGTACCAACAGCCAGGATTTAGGAAATAATATCGGCTGGAACTTCCCCGGTATGTCCACGGCTCCTTCCTCGTTGAACGTATCGGTCAATCCACTTTGCAACACCGGCACACAACAAACTCATCTAACACAAACCGGTGGAACACTGGGTAATCTCGCATATTGGCAGTGGTATTCTAACGACCTTTATACCATACCGGTAGGAGGACAATTGGCCACTTCAGATGCGGGATTGGATGTAAGTCCCTTAATAACAACCACCTACTACATTCGTGCCGAGTGGCCGGAGTGTATCTCTCCACTACCGGGTCCTCCTTCAGGCATAACAGTTACTGTCAATCCGCTTCCTTCTGCACCACTTAGTGGTGGCAATGTTGTTATATGCTCCAATGATGCACCGGGTACGATTAGTGCTACGAGCGCAGGAAATGAAATTGACTGGTACGACATGAGTGCCGGTGGGGGGCTCTTGCAATCTAACAGCAGCACATACGCCACTTCTGTTGCCAATACTTATTTTGCAGAATCAAGAAATTCGACTACGACCTGTGTAAGTGCGATCAGAACACCGGTTACGCTGACAATAAATAATAGTCCGGTAGCTTTTAATGTATCGGGAGGAGCCTGTGTCCCCGCTACGATGGGCTTAACAGGTTCAGAAGTGGGAGTAAACTATCAACTATATCGAAATACAAATATTCCGGTGGGCAGCATCGTATCTGGCACTGGAAATACTATAAGTTTCGGCCCTCAAAATGTTCCGGGCATTTATTCTGTAGTAGCTACCAATGCAATAAATGGTTGTATCTCTGATATGATCGGTGTTTCTACGGTGGCCATTTGTACTAGTACTTGGTTAGGAACAACAGATACAAGTTGGTTTACTCAAACCAATTGGGATCCGGCAGCCATTCCAAATAATTGTGCTTCGAACGTTGTTATACCGGTAGGAACACCTTACTCACCGACCATTACTGGTAGTAATGTCACTATCGGCAATATGGATATTGCTTCTGGAGCCGTGTTAAGCCTTTTGGGGCAAAACCTCAATGTTTGCGGCAATTGGAAAGGCGGAGCTGGTAGCAATGCAGCAGTGGTGGGTTCTGGCACCGTAGTCATGAATAGCAGTAGTGGAAGTCAATCTATTTCTGATAATACTCAGTTTAATATTTTGCAGATAAACAACGCAGACGGCGTACACTTAAATTCTGGAGCCGATGTTTCGATAAACAATGGTTTGCACCTACAGCTTGGAGATTTAGATGTAAGTGCAGCGGCCTTAATACTCAAGTCTAACTCCAGCAATCACAATTCATATATAGATGACTTCACAACCGGTTTTGCCGGAACCCTAACAGGGGCAATTCGTGCAGAACGCTACATCCCGACACTTGGTTCTAACCAGCATTTCATGAGTTCACCGGTGAACAGTCCTCTCTTGAGTCAGTTGGGTGCCAGCGGCCCGGACGGCAGCTATGTAACACCATATCCTACCTGTGATGAAACTAAGAGTAACTGGGGATCTGCTTATGGCACAACGTTTGTGTACAACGACGGACACATGTCCTCTGGCGGATGTATGCTGGGTAACTGGATGATCAAGAGCGGTGGCAATATGGACAATGGTCGGGGCTACTCCACGTACCAGAAAGGCGATACCACCCGAACCTTAGTGGGGGCAGCCAATACAGGCAATATCAATATTGGAGGGCTGAACAACTCCGGCTATCCTACGGTAAATACTTTACAAGCTCAGCCTATCCATTCAGGTTGGAACTTAGTGGGTAACCCATATCCATCAGCATTAGATTTGACGATAGACCGTACTGCAGACGGATTCGGCGACCAAGTACAGGTGTGGCATACAACAGGACCTTTTTCGGGAGTCTGGCTACCAGTAGTTATTGATGGGAACTCGGGTACCGTAGTCATTGCGCCGTTCCAGGCCTTCATGGTACGAGTTATTCCGGGCTCCTTGGGTAACCATACTTATCACTTTTATCAGAGCGAGCGCGTTCGCTCGACGAATGTACAGTTCCACCGGGTAGATGCAGCAAACGCATTGAAACTGGAGTTGAACTATGCCAACGGAGGTAAAGACGAAACGAGAATAGCATTCAGTTCCGAAGCGACAATAAATTTTGACAACAAACTGGATGCCAACAAGCCGGGCAGCGCTTCAGGGGTACCGACGCTCTATACCCACATGAACACGAACATGTGGTATGGCATCAACACCTTGCCGAGCCTGACAGAAGTAACAACGGTGCCGATGGGACTGAGAACAGACATGAACGGCACGATGACAATCACGCCACAGGGCATTCAGAGCTTCGACCCGACGACATATATCCTTTTAGAAGATAAGAAGACGGATACCTGGCATAACCTGCGCAACGGCAGCTATACGTTCACTGCAAGCAAAACAGATAATCAAGATCGCTTTGTATTGCACTTTACTCCACCGGCTAATATCCTGACGACGGATGCAAGCTGTAGCGGCAGCGGACAGATAGAAATTACGCAGCCGGGCAATGCCAACTGGAACTATACAATTACGGATGTCAACAGCACCACCATCTCCAGCGGCCAACTCAACTCGGGCAATCCGATGACGATCAGCGCGAACAGTGGAGTATATCAGTTGACCTTGACGGACAACAGCGGCTACACGGTGATGAAGAAAATAGAGGTGAAAGGAATACAACCAATCGTTGCATCTTTCGCTGCGAGTGTGACCTTGGCCGAAGTGAATGAAGAAATCAATTTTAGTGCTACGACTACAAATGTCGCCACCTATCACTGGGATTTCGGAGACGGCAACACAGCCACAACCAAAAATGCAACACATTTTTATCGGGCAGAGGGTTCCTACAGCATCAATTTGACAGTAATAAATTCAACCGGTTGCAAATCCAATACTACTCAAACAGTAAACATAACATCAAGAGGTGCTACAGGAATCTCTACCATGCTAACGATAAAACCAATCCATATCTGGAGTTCGGAGAATATGGTATATGTGGACTTCACTAATCAAAAGGGAGTACAAGCCGAGATAGCGTTATACAACTTATTGGGAGAGGTGATTAGTTGTGAGAAATTTGTGAACGCATCCGTCTATAAAAAGCAAATCACTGACTTACAGGCAGCCTATATTATTGTGAGAGTCAAAAACGAAGAATCCGTAACCACAAAAAAGGTGTTTATAGTAAACAACTAA
- a CDS encoding T9SS type A sorting domain-containing protein produces MNEIRFTPGRTYTLSSGKTQTVLGDMIISGTGSFPVRIQSSTSGSQSTFYKSTGTVCVDYVRLSDNNATGGALFYAGTNSEDLGGNTGWNFTNIGGTPSVSISNTTPGAICSGKLITLNASATNADSIGLFSWYINGSVTGTDSSVFPSNTLHNGDVVSVVLNMSSVCLGNVVDTASFVIAFTDSVTFNVMITDAQCGNTGEAKVQMVTGQSPFSFLWSNNDTTQIAKQLAAGLYTITVTDSQGCSGTDNATIHVGSGGIDLSLITNNTTCGQNNGTVQAAINTGTGPFRYLWNTGDTTAIVLNLSEGQYEVTVVSSGGCTIADTATVASSLSLPDISISVDKPTICAQDSAYICAAAGYQQYIWNTGETTKCLYSKQAGNYYLTVTDNNGCTATSNHIGLSVYPVPSVSISVKGDTLTVYNGIAFQWYFNNSLISGETSPILIAKQAGNYQVEITDANGCHARSVATFIAVGINDLAGEGAVRIYPNPSPDGAWIIEAQHELVGSIAEVFDGQGRKVYEMKISANRFPVELNVARGIYWLRIQTEEQSLITKLIKM; encoded by the coding sequence ATGAATGAGATCCGGTTTACCCCTGGACGAACTTATACATTATCCAGCGGGAAAACACAAACTGTTCTTGGAGACATGATCATAAGTGGCACCGGCAGTTTTCCTGTTAGAATTCAATCCAGCACTTCAGGCAGCCAGTCAACTTTCTACAAATCAACCGGTACGGTTTGCGTGGACTATGTCCGACTCTCTGACAATAACGCTACTGGGGGGGCGCTGTTTTATGCGGGGACTAATAGCGAGGATTTAGGCGGCAATACCGGATGGAACTTTACGAATATTGGCGGCACTCCCTCTGTGTCAATATCAAATACAACACCAGGTGCTATATGCTCGGGTAAGCTAATTACTCTAAATGCCTCCGCGACAAATGCCGATTCAATAGGGTTGTTTAGCTGGTATATAAACGGGTCGGTTACCGGAACGGACAGTTCAGTATTTCCAAGCAACACACTGCATAATGGTGATGTGGTTTCAGTGGTTTTGAATATGAGTTCTGTTTGTTTGGGCAACGTAGTTGATACTGCCTCTTTCGTTATAGCGTTTACGGATAGTGTAACTTTTAATGTAATGATCACCGATGCACAATGCGGAAATACTGGTGAAGCAAAAGTGCAGATGGTAACCGGCCAATCGCCCTTTAGCTTTCTGTGGAGCAATAATGATACCACACAAATTGCAAAACAACTAGCGGCGGGACTATACACAATAACGGTGACCGATTCCCAAGGCTGCTCCGGTACGGATAATGCAACCATCCATGTTGGTTCGGGAGGGATTGATTTATCTCTAATCACCAACAATACCACCTGCGGACAGAACAACGGAACCGTGCAAGCAGCAATCAATACCGGTACGGGGCCGTTTCGCTATTTATGGAATACAGGGGATACTACGGCTATTGTATTGAACTTATCCGAAGGGCAATATGAAGTAACTGTAGTCAGTTCGGGAGGTTGTACCATAGCCGATACTGCAACGGTTGCAAGTTCATTATCGCTTCCTGATATTTCAATTAGTGTAGATAAGCCTACGATTTGTGCCCAGGACAGTGCATATATTTGTGCTGCAGCAGGGTATCAACAATATATTTGGAATACGGGTGAAACGACTAAGTGCCTCTATTCTAAACAAGCCGGCAATTATTATCTGACGGTCACCGACAATAATGGGTGTACCGCTACCTCCAACCATATAGGCCTTTCGGTTTATCCCGTACCATCGGTGTCTATCAGCGTTAAAGGCGATACGTTGACAGTTTATAATGGCATCGCTTTTCAGTGGTATTTTAATAACAGCTTGATTTCTGGTGAGACATCGCCTATATTGATAGCCAAGCAAGCCGGAAACTATCAGGTGGAGATAACCGATGCCAATGGTTGCCATGCGCGCTCGGTAGCAACATTTATTGCGGTCGGCATTAATGATTTAGCCGGTGAAGGAGCGGTTCGAATATACCCCAATCCTTCTCCTGATGGTGCTTGGATTATTGAAGCGCAACATGAATTGGTTGGAAGTATTGCCGAAGTTTTTGATGGACAGGGTAGAAAGGTTTATGAGATGAAAATAAGCGCCAACAGATTTCCGGTAGAGCTAAATGTAGCGAGGGGAATTTATTGGTTGCGGATACAAACAGAAGAACAATCCCTCATTACCAAGTTAATAAAAATGTAG
- a CDS encoding HAD family phosphatase codes for MKPFKNLIFDIGNVLVDIDYEVTVREFQKLATMDFGSIVSYSKQHHLFDWFETGKISADDFRRELRQFLRPEVSDDEINQAWNSILLNYPSDKFDLLKTLKLGYRTYALSNINEIHVAEINAAARKKFQQPDFASFFHRAYYSNEVGFRKPEMEIYEAILSREKLNPNETFFVDDKEENVVAAKNLGIQAYLLSDRNQLFELLKQTGIIN; via the coding sequence ATGAAACCCTTTAAAAATCTCATTTTTGATATAGGCAATGTTCTGGTGGACATTGACTACGAAGTAACCGTCCGGGAATTCCAAAAGCTGGCCACTATGGACTTTGGCAGCATTGTTTCCTATTCCAAACAACATCATCTGTTTGACTGGTTTGAGACCGGAAAGATTTCAGCCGACGATTTTCGTCGCGAGTTGCGGCAATTTCTTCGCCCAGAGGTGAGCGACGATGAAATTAATCAGGCATGGAATTCAATTCTGCTGAATTATCCATCAGATAAATTTGATTTATTGAAAACGCTGAAGTTAGGTTATCGTACTTATGCGTTGAGTAACATCAACGAAATTCATGTTGCTGAGATTAATGCAGCCGCTCGGAAGAAATTTCAGCAACCAGACTTCGCCAGTTTCTTTCACCGGGCATATTATTCAAATGAAGTAGGTTTTCGAAAACCGGAGATGGAAATTTATGAGGCTATACTATCCAGAGAGAAGTTAAACCCGAACGAAACATTTTTTGTTGATGATAAGGAAGAAAATGTGGTGGCAGCTAAGAACTTGGGTATTCAAGCCTATCTGCTTTCTGACAGAAACCAGTTGTTTGAGCTTCTAAAACAAACAGGTATAATTAATTAG
- a CDS encoding DUF3089 domain-containing protein gives MQQLSVFIFFLFAFIVSAAQTPSFSLEAQPEAPDYSQEKNWSALPFQKDAADIIPSSETWVNDSVKEADVFFIYPTTYYHGETWNASIDDKKLNRRTDRKPVKYQASVFNQSCRVYVPRYRQAIIEAFEKSHQKDGEKALDLAYQDVKSAFEYYMEHYNQGRPIIIASHSQGTRHARKLMQEFFDTTALRHQLVAAYLVGFGITDSMYHNLKPCENGTQTGCYVTWASYKKGVEPGNSPLFGDVCVNPLSWSRDKVFEDSSHSKGAVLLNLNKKYPEACATQIHNHFLWVETKLPYVRSMKNLHIADYNLYWYDIRENVRQRIQSYFVSQHGSN, from the coding sequence ATGCAACAGCTTAGTGTTTTTATCTTTTTTCTTTTCGCCTTTATTGTATCGGCTGCTCAAACACCCAGCTTCAGTTTAGAAGCGCAACCTGAAGCACCGGATTACTCGCAGGAGAAAAACTGGAGTGCACTTCCTTTTCAAAAAGATGCGGCTGATATCATTCCTTCTTCAGAAACATGGGTAAACGACTCGGTTAAAGAGGCAGATGTATTCTTCATTTATCCCACCACCTATTATCACGGAGAAACATGGAATGCTTCAATAGATGATAAAAAGCTGAACCGTAGAACTGACCGAAAGCCAGTGAAATATCAGGCGAGTGTGTTTAATCAAAGTTGTCGGGTTTATGTGCCTCGCTACCGTCAAGCTATTATCGAGGCATTTGAAAAATCACATCAGAAGGATGGTGAAAAGGCGTTGGACCTTGCCTATCAGGATGTGAAAAGTGCTTTTGAATATTATATGGAGCATTACAACCAAGGGCGCCCAATTATTATTGCTTCACATAGCCAAGGGACCAGACATGCCCGAAAGCTGATGCAGGAATTTTTTGATACTACTGCCTTGAGGCATCAACTTGTGGCAGCTTACCTGGTCGGGTTTGGCATAACGGATTCGATGTATCACAACCTAAAGCCCTGCGAGAATGGAACACAAACCGGCTGCTATGTTACGTGGGCATCCTATAAAAAAGGGGTGGAGCCGGGCAATAGTCCGTTGTTTGGCGATGTTTGTGTCAATCCTTTGTCCTGGAGTCGGGATAAAGTTTTCGAAGATTCTTCGCACAGCAAAGGGGCTGTACTTTTAAATCTCAACAAAAAATATCCGGAGGCATGTGCTACACAGATACACAACCATTTTCTTTGGGTAGAAACTAAGTTGCCTTATGTCCGTTCCATGAAAAATCTTCATATCGCCGACTACAACTTATACTGGTATGACATTCGTGAAAATGTGCGCCAACGCATCCAATCATATTTTGTAAGCCAGCATGGATCTAATTAA
- the kynU gene encoding kynureninase — translation MQFENSLEYAQKLDEQDQIKSYRNLFHLPKRDGRELIYFCGNSLGLQPKSVESHIKAELKDWAELGVEGHLHGEIPWYYCHHLFAKSIVKLIGGKENEVVVMNQLSVNLNLLLISFYRPNGKRNKILIQANEFPSDYYAIEQQIKLHGLNPEECIIEVRPRNGETILHTDDILAKIEEHSDELALIMFSAVNYYTGQFFELEKISKIATKHQVPFGVDLAHAIGNVELKLHDWSIDFATWCSYKYLNSGPGGVSGIFVHQKHGQDFSLPRLAGWWGNEEKTRFTMPKNFIPQAGAAGWQISNAPVLSMAAHRASLEIFDKVGLSALRKKSALLTGYLEYLINNQESSMTDNKNFQIITPRNTAERGCQLSIQTKENGKKLFQQLSREGIVADWREPDVIRVAPVPLYNTFEEVYRFAHLLKQLST, via the coding sequence ATGCAGTTTGAAAATTCTCTTGAGTATGCTCAAAAACTTGATGAACAGGACCAGATCAAATCCTATCGAAATCTTTTCCATCTTCCCAAAAGAGATGGCAGAGAACTGATTTACTTCTGCGGCAATTCACTGGGACTTCAGCCCAAGTCGGTTGAATCTCATATTAAAGCCGAATTGAAAGATTGGGCAGAATTGGGTGTTGAAGGCCATCTGCATGGTGAAATCCCTTGGTATTATTGCCACCATCTCTTTGCAAAATCTATTGTAAAACTTATCGGAGGGAAAGAAAATGAGGTAGTCGTAATGAACCAGCTCTCGGTGAATCTCAACCTATTGCTGATTTCCTTTTACCGGCCGAATGGGAAAAGAAATAAAATATTGATTCAGGCTAACGAGTTTCCTTCAGACTACTATGCCATTGAACAACAAATAAAGTTGCATGGATTAAATCCGGAAGAGTGCATCATTGAAGTGCGGCCACGAAATGGTGAAACAATCCTTCATACCGACGATATTCTGGCAAAGATTGAAGAACACAGCGATGAACTAGCACTCATCATGTTTAGCGCGGTGAACTATTACACCGGCCAATTTTTTGAATTGGAGAAGATTTCGAAAATCGCAACAAAGCATCAAGTTCCATTTGGTGTTGACTTAGCTCATGCCATAGGCAATGTGGAATTAAAACTGCATGATTGGAGCATTGACTTTGCTACCTGGTGTTCCTATAAATATCTCAACTCTGGACCTGGAGGGGTGAGTGGAATTTTTGTACATCAGAAGCATGGTCAGGATTTTTCCTTGCCTAGATTGGCAGGTTGGTGGGGCAATGAAGAAAAAACCAGATTCACTATGCCCAAGAACTTTATTCCTCAGGCTGGGGCGGCTGGCTGGCAAATCAGCAATGCTCCGGTACTTTCTATGGCGGCGCATAGAGCATCACTTGAAATTTTTGACAAAGTTGGATTATCCGCATTGAGAAAAAAGAGTGCGCTACTGACTGGTTATCTGGAGTATCTGATTAATAACCAAGAATCCTCTATGACAGACAATAAGAATTTTCAAATCATCACGCCGCGAAACACCGCAGAGCGAGGTTGTCAACTTTCTATTCAAACAAAAGAAAATGGAAAGAAACTGTTTCAGCAATTGAGCAGGGAAGGTATCGTAGCTGATTGGCGCGAGCCAGATGTGATTCGCGTAGCACCGGTTCCTTTGTACAATACATTTGAAGAGGTGTATCGCTTTGCGCATTTATTGAAACAACTTTCTACATAA
- a CDS encoding septal ring lytic transglycosylase RlpA family protein — translation MSLIKTIWCVFLLLHFSLAFSQISYRKIGMASFYHDKFEGRKTSSGEIFRQKKLTCAHRNFPFGTRVKVTNLENEKSVIVRVNDRGPYSKGRMIDLTSSAARKLGFIHDGEVEVAIEVMSCEGVADSLYLTTDTLRPFYIIESLPQGVEAYSIKIGSYLFEQKVLEVIREVKGETNLEVFVQAQAFNKNILYRIFAGKFKKKGEAEEQRGKILDSFPECYVVEMIKEEQQPETK, via the coding sequence ATGTCACTAATCAAAACGATATGGTGCGTTTTTCTGTTACTGCACTTTAGCCTTGCATTTTCTCAGATTTCCTATAGGAAAATCGGCATGGCCTCCTTTTACCATGACAAATTTGAAGGACGAAAAACTTCCAGCGGAGAAATATTCAGGCAAAAGAAACTGACTTGTGCGCACCGAAATTTCCCCTTTGGCACTCGTGTGAAAGTGACCAATTTAGAAAATGAAAAGAGCGTGATTGTTCGGGTGAATGATCGCGGACCTTATTCTAAAGGCCGTATGATTGACCTGACTTCCAGCGCGGCGCGAAAACTCGGCTTCATCCACGATGGCGAGGTAGAGGTAGCCATTGAGGTGATGAGTTGTGAAGGAGTTGCCGACAGCCTTTACCTGACTACCGATACCCTCAGGCCTTTTTATATAATAGAATCGCTTCCTCAAGGCGTTGAAGCCTACTCGATAAAAATCGGCAGCTATCTGTTTGAACAGAAAGTACTGGAAGTAATCAGAGAAGTGAAGGGTGAAACCAATCTGGAAGTATTTGTGCAGGCACAGGCTTTTAATAAAAATATTCTGTACCGGATATTCGCAGGAAAATTCAAAAAGAAAGGTGAGGCAGAAGAGCAGCGCGGAAAAATATTGGACTCATTTCCTGAATGTTATGTAGTGGAGATGATAAAAGAAGAGCAGCAGCCTGAAACTAAATAG